The region ataattactctcgaatattgaaaacttaTCGGTACACTATCAGGATAGGACAAAACCGCAAAGAGATatgttcaaaaattctttaaatatacaaaaaatggatacaaaataggtggtaagaatacttGCCACTACGACTCGAAAGGTTAATAACAAGTGCAGATAGGCTATTTCTAAGGTACCTATAAGAAGCCGTTCTAGCGGTGAATTCTTATACTCATTATACACATAGAGGCGTTATTGTTCGACCGCGATGCAACACGGGTTTAATTGGTAAACGATTATAAACCTTGTGCTGGgataaaaaatcatatctATAAGGGTATAATTGGCCAATTAAATACCGTGTCCGTTCGCCTAGTCACGCGCGACGGTTAAAGGCGCGTATACCTGTATAATCGACGCAGGGTCGAAAAATTGATGGGTACCCCGTGTATACGAATATCCCGCATCATTCGACGTAATAATCAACCGACATCGGCCTTGCTCCGGGGTTCGACAGACGAAGAAAGGATCTCCATTCGCGAAAGTAAATCGCTGTTTTCCTATTAGCAAATCTACTTAACTACTAACGGAGAAGATATTCAgtaagatttcgaaaaaaaaatgaatataataatcaGCGCTCAACGCTCTGGTGATTAAAGAAAGATTATAACACGTGAAAATGGTATAAAATACCTTTAATAATGAGAGAGGATTTTACAGAAAACCCGATAAATgtacgtaggtatgtataatacgtatatttgTATGCAACTCGAGTGGTGTATAATATCGAAGGAGCGACAGACGACGTATAAATACGAATGTAAATAAGCGCGCACAGGCATGGCATAAAGGCGGGTTGCAGAGATGGAGATCGTTAAAAGTTTCCTTGCCCGTTCGGCCCGCAACGCGAGAAGAGAGCTGGAACTCCGCGTTTGTTTTAATACTCTCCGTCAATGGAGCGGATTATTAAAAGGGAAACATTAGCGTCGACGCACGACGGACGACGCACTAATAGTAGAAACAACACGCAACCCCGAGGCTGCGTGCAGCCCTCTCACCTGTCTCCAATTTGAAATCGAAACCCGGGCACGGCACGGCGCCTACCGAACCCAAGGAGATCCGTCGGTCAGATACCTCTATACATGCTGCGGTGTTCCGGACGACGCTCCTCACGGCTCTCAGGATCGTAAGAATACCATTTTTATTACCCCCCCAAGCCCTTCCGAAAGCACGTGAGATATACGCAGCCGCGTTTAAAGTTGCTCGGTTAATTGATCGAGAGATCCTCATCTCAAAACGCGACGCCTGATCCAATCTTCATCGGCTGTAGTGCGACACGTTTCGGTTCAGCTTATAGGATACACCGATACCCGAGTAATCGTAAGCTAGCTCGGAATAAACAAGGTCTTAGAACAATTTGTGCATTTTTAACTTTTCAGCTAAAATGGCAGCATttaatatattgtaacgttttgGCGAACGTCACGAAATAAATACGGGTGCGTGAGCTTGATTAGCGGATCGATCAAAGgcgaaaattaaatattgataaaatgCTCCAATGACAAATAAGTGTTTTCAGTTTAACGTccgaaacaagactgtttttacaataacatCGGTTGACGCAGCCACCTTATTCATCTTATAACATATAAAGTCTTACATGTCTTTTATCtgtgatgactactagatcagtTGAAAGGGAGGTAAAACAGGTGATTTCACCGTCTGTAACAATATGATATCCAAATTGGTTGAAATATCCAAGAAAATCGTCGTTTATGAAACATGcgaaaatctatttcaaaGGTCAAAGTataaatgcaaaaataaagaatcgtCAGAATGGATGACAATTAGCAATCCAAACCATATAATCGTTATAATTCTTACATTTTTACCGCCGACACCCAAAAAGCTATCggttttttcacaatttcgcCGCAGTTTCACCGAATGTTCGATCTGACCGTAGAGGTCACGTTAACCCTTATACCTTAAGACGTATTCAAACGTAAAATTTCCTGCTCTTTCCAATTCTGGCACGAAAAATGGGGGTTcacatttgaaaatcaaagttGATCTCAAAATGACCTTTAAGGTGAGGTTCAAGATCAAATCAAAGGTCATCATTGAATCCCTTGTTAAAAATTACGTAAGATCCAAccttgttcatttttttttcaccgagcCCCGCCAGATTTCTACACGTTTCCGTACTTTTTTCTCACCCTGTACAGTGTTATGGTCAACCTCTAAATAATCCGTCAACTCCGGTTCGCGAATACGACGCAAAGACCGTGCGTGGATATCATTACGATGTACCAATCTACCTCCCTACTAATTTATACCTCTGGTATATCTACCCAACAGAGTACGTAACTTAGGTACGATAGGTACGTAAAGCCTGTACGCGTCGACGATCTTTTCTGCGCGGACTTGAACTTTCCGTTGCTGTTATGCAGCGGCAGGGTCGCGCGAGGTTCCGTTTCGGGGTTAAAGGTCGTCTCGTGAGATCTTCCCACGACGAAGAAGCTGCCGAGCACCAAAAGATGCTGTATCTAAGTATGTAGTTAGACATACCGTCGCTGACGTGCAGTCAACGCGTATCGCTGCAGCAGTAAAACAACCGTAGTGTTTTTTGATCTCTCGCGAGAAATCGCATTACTGACCTGATTTTTTGCCAGCTGGAACCACGTAGTGAGTATTGCTGGCAGCCGGGAATAATGGTAGTGTCGAGTCGTCTTGACGCTGATGAAGACGTCGGTGAGGGTGGTGCCGGAAGGGGCGACGGTTGCTGTCGCAAACGGTGGCGTTATTGGAACGACCTCGACACCGATATCCGGGTCCTCCGGGTTCCCCGGAACCCCGACAACGGCCTCAGGGTGATCCTCCAGCCACTGAAGTACAACAAGTGAATCAAGACGCGAACACAtcaattgtaaaattatatttttgctCGATATTGGCAACAATTTGGTTTACTCTatttccggttttttttttaaatttataaatccTGTGCAAGTGAAATGGTTTATATTAGAGCGGACAGGCGACtgagttatacgtatacaatcTACGTCCTATAATGCACGGCCTGCTTCGTTGCACGTGCAACATCAGGTCTGGCggccttctctctttctctctcgctctatctctctctcttgccaGCGGGCATTTCATTCTCTTTCTCTAAAGCattctctttctccctttATCTCTTACTTAAACCGGAGTTAAGGGATAACGCACATGTGTTGCCTCAGCCGCCCGCGCCTCGCTCTTGCAATCAGGGCCGCATCCAGATCTTTACATCTCCGTAGTAAAACACAGCAATATCAGCATGAACGGTTACGATAacattactaacttcaacatgGTGAATTCGGAGCGTTGAGACAAGGGGACGGAATTGGAACGAAACACCTGAAAATCGACATTAGAAAAGACTAACACCGAGGAGTGGCGGGAATCGCGTTCGTGTGATATTATAAACGTGTTCGGCGATATTCACCTGTCGGGGGGCAACCGCCTGGTACAACAAAACGGTGGCGTACGCAGTTGCGAGAATTAATCCAAGCACCTGCAGACTTCGCCTCATTCGCAAGCCGCGGGTCATCCTGGGGACTGGCACCGAGTCGTCGGTTGCCTCCGGCAACTTTCCTTCCTCCCTGCAGCAGCgagcaacaacagcagcagcactCGACTCATAACACGCGGCGGGGCACATCCGCACAATTACAATGCAGCAACTCTCTGTACACGCACGCTTTACATCGCTGAAAGGGGTCGTTCGCGTGCACTCCACAGTCGATTTTAGGGGCTGTTTCCGAACGAATTCAGCCTTGTCAACGTCTCGAAGAGAGTCATTATATGtatttcgagatttttccCCGTTACCGAGAGAATATTCAGGTATTAATTGCGCTGTTTTTCTGGATCCATCTCTCTCGGTATCACACGCGGCATCTCGTAACGTCGCGAGGCACGCGACAAACCGTCAACGTGCCCATCCACCTTACAACGATGCGCCAAATCGCCTCGCGAATAATATTCAACAAGTGTGTCGGCTCCGCGGGTACGAAGTATTAAAACTTGACACAACACACGCGTCACTGGATCCAAAACATTAAACGGCGAATTTAGGATGCCCACACTCCGCCACGCTGGGAACAGACACGATTACGTCCGACGCGGCGCACGGCGAACCACCGACTGAACGGACTCCGCTCGCCCCCGTGAACCACCAGGCTGTAAACATCGGCAGGCCGGCGAGACGGAGGGACGGTTGCATACACGACACGTACACATAGTTCTAGTTCTCTCGCATTTCGTAGTGCAGGTAGCCACGGGGCACGTCGTGCGCACCAGGTAACGCGAGCGAATAACGAGGGCAGTGGAGgaccatttatttttccaattaaaaGAGGATAAGAAGCACCGCACGGTTTCCGAGGACGACAACGGAGGCGTTCGATCAGATTAGAAAACGGgagtttttattaaatttaccTATCGAGTTGTCGAATAATTTCCATCGACGTTTATAAATCACTTACAGGAATGCAGGTTTGTCGGTATAAAAAGTGATCGTTTTATTTGATTTATGATGCTAGCTGCTAGTTGTATTTGTTTCGACCagctttctctctcttgttCAAAGAAAGTTCATGTATCGCTTTATTTGTACGGGTATTAGATGCTGTTTTCATTTATCACTCAAGTCGATGACTGAATTTAACAAATCCCACTTTACCTTGCTCGTTTTCGGGCATCTTTCCACATCTTTGATTTACTATACATATTAGTGAAATTACGCAGATGCGTACATGACAGTTTTgcataatgaaattttaatttatttacatttttacatgattgttaaaaatcattcTTGATTTCGTTTTTCCAACCATTCTCGATCCTgagtaatacatatatatattataataataaatcatcAAATCTATaatagtaattattatatcaCGAACAAATAAGTCATACGCGtacgaatttgtaaattttagaTACTTATAAGTGATTCAATACAAATAACATTTCGGCAGTTCTTTAGGTATGCCGTTTCTAATTCTAAGTAACTATCTCTACATTTTATCCTTAACAGTAGGTATATGTAGCATAAATGTATTTCGGTTTTATACAATGATCGCGAAaatgtgtgtgtctgtgttcgtttttctttagatttttcaaattaatttcatcattaaaatttttcaataaatagaTCGCTTCTCTACAGCGATTACCAAACATTTGTTTTGTTCCGTATTTGCGAACGCCAGCATTGAAATGAAGAATGGTAATTCTCACAATCCTGAGCCTTCACGCCGCTCGTCGACGCAGCAAAACTATactattatataattttatagcCGGGCCAAGCCGTAGGCCGAGTAGCGAGACCAAATCTTCTTGAGTTAGCATCAGAAACGCCTCACCATCGATGCTctgtaaaacgaaaaaataatacacaagCTACATATTACTCATTTCAGTCAAGGCAAAAGGATGCTTGATACTTacgtttttacgaaaaatactGCCAATTTCTCGGCAGTTAGGAACACTGTGTATGAACTTAATCACTTCCTCGTTCGACCATCGCCGTGGGTCGGTGTTCTGTTTGGCGACAACTCTGTTCAAAGCATTACTGTGCTTAGCCCATATATGAGGAGCATCTGGAAGTGGATTGTATCCTGGATTGTAAACGGAGTGATATATCTCCGTACGGAGCTGTTTGTCGGGAATATTTGCCGCATACGGTATCGAAATTGCTGATGCATCGCCGAAATATCCGGCCGGAGAGAGAGTTGATATTTCTTCAGATATTTTTCGTCTGAAATTAAACATGAAGATCATACATTCAGCCCTCTTATTGATTGTGCGTTTGGAAATCgatatattaaaaatcaaataacgTCCTGAATGGATGACCTACCgcttttttcgtttcttcgatgactcgtcgtcgtcggttTGCCCATCGCTGTGGTTGGTTCGAAATCTTCCAGATCTAAACAAGAATCAAAAATCGTAATAATCTTACTTGAAAGTAGGCATTCTGAATTAACATGAAACCCTTCAATGTTGACTCTTACCTCTCCGGATACTCGGTCTTCTCATGTTTAAATTCGAACGGATTTTCCGAATGTTCGACTCTCGATATTCTTTCCGACTTATCGTCATGGTACAAGTACTTTTCATTCTTGTCACTACGTTCCATTcgtattctttcaaatttatccCCCTTCGGTCGGTCATGTATATCTTCTTCGAAGTCACAGGAATCTTGTTTCACGTTTAGTCTGTCTGGTAACAGTTTGAGTCTGACCAAGTTTTGTGGTGAGTATGGGCAGCCGGATGCAGAATTATGCGTTGCATACTTGGGTCCCTTCACATGACCAATACCGCGGCATCCATATGTCCCACATTCGGGACGATCATTAAGATTCTCAGGCGCTGAAAAccacaaaaattgataaaccaTTATAAATCTAAAAATTTATCTAGGCTCATCGACTTTTTTCAGTCCCTGAAGGTAAAAATAATCCGTACTCAAGGGTGGCTCCAAGGGATGGCCAGTTTTTAGGCACCAGCCCATCGGGTGAATGTCAGGTGCATCGTCGTCAATCCAATAGGCATGGTGTTCAGGCCAACCATCGAAACGAATTTTCAACCTGGATATTAAAAGGAACAGTGACAATTTCTCCAAACAAGTACTTGGGAGTTCCTCGAGTCAACGCAGTCGTACTTACACGTGATCTTTGACGTCCTCGACAGTCGCGACTCTGATCAATTGAGGTACTCGTTTGTCTACAGCTTCCAATTTCATGCCACGTTTGAATCCACAGGGTGGACGCTGTTTGAAGGCTCTTGCTGGTGCAGCCACCGATCTGGTCTCTCTAAGGTAGACTTCCCAAGTAAATGCCTTTGGATCCTTGTAGTCTGATGAGATAATTCATTAACATAAACCGTGAGTGAAATACAGATTTATTTTAGTACAGGAGACATCTGGGACAATGAAGAGGTTTACTATTTGGTGGTGTAAGACTGTGCCCGTTGTGATGACACCAACCGACGGGATGGATGTAGGGCGAACTCGCGTCTGCCCAATAGTCATATACTTCATCCCAAGAATCAAAGTGAACCAATATTCGCGAATCCATTAGCTCTGCAATACTGGCAACACATACTAGCGAGGAATGCTTTCTGTCCACAGCTTCAAGCTTCATGCCTTGTCGAAATCCGTTTGGAAAAAgtgtctgaaatttcaacaatatgcGATGTTATATACGTGAATTTATCTAttacgtagaaaaaaaaaacagctctGCAACCGAAAAAGTCGCACAGAAATGCCCAATTAGACGACTTTTAAAGTAAAACACAGTTACAACCgagatgttaaaaaaaaatatgttatgTAAAAGCTCTCCTAGTTCTGAATAAAGGATTACATGTGGTTGTAtttatgtgtgtgtacatTGTACTTATTAGCAATAGATAAGTatccaaatttattttcactcacgcttttgtttgaaaatatagtCTTTGGAGCTGCTGGGGCTTTGCATGTTTTCAAATAAGCTGTCCAGCTAAAGTTACTCGCTACGTATCCCTTGGGAGGATCCAATTTGTGACCGTTTTTGTCAGCCCAACCAACAGGAAAAATATCCATACTATCAGCATTCACCCAAAAATCATAATTCTCTGGGTATCCATCGAAATGTAGGCGTATTCTATAGCCTGTTATTAATCAAAGCAAGcataacgaaaaaaatgttagttttgccgatgaaaaaaaaaagaaaaatacctGTAATAATTACTTCAGAACTCACCTACGACTTCAACAACAGTCAAAACGCAATAATGAGATGGATGTTCGGGGTCTATTCCTTCTAGTTTCATTCCaattttgaaatggttttTACTATATGGAAAAGCatctttgaataactttactGGTGCAGCTTTGGCCTTGGTGTGTTCCAAGTACTTTGCCCATGAAAAACCTAACTTTCCAGTTTGCCAGGGGTACTGAAAGTGAAACGATAGGAATATTAGAACAAGGATTTCATGATTCTCCCATCGACTTGTATCACCGTTGTACGAAAAGTCAATGATACCTTGGAATCATTATCTTCTTGGATTTCTTCCGGTGGAGTAGGAGCTCCATATTTAGGATCTTCGTCCGTTTCAGACTTGGATACGCACTGCTCATCTGACTCTATTGACTGTGGTCGCTGTTGCTTTGGTTTCTGTGACTGAGGCTGTAACTGTGACTGTGATGGTTGTTGCTCTTTTTGCTGTTGGGGTTCAAGATTATTATTGTGGCGGTGATGCTGCTCCTGCAATAACCTCTTGCGATTTCGTTTTGCACGCAATTCTctgcaaataattaaattattcataaaattcgctataaattaatgaaaaagataTTACGCGATTGTCGAACCTACTTCAGATCTTTCTCCTTGCGTATTAATGCGACCTTTTTTGCTTCTATTATCTCTGTACAGGATGGGCCACACGAATTTGGACTCTCGAATTCTGCAGCCAAACCGTAGCATCCACAACTTTCGCAGCAATAAATGGTGTCTGCAGCAACAggtctcgattttttttcctctactTTGTAAGAGAAAACCAAATTAGGTATAGCATGTCGCAAATGATATGTTCAGCATTTATATCaattaatacattttttacccACTTTTTTTATCGGCACTCATCGCTGAAAGGCTGGCATTAGACGAATTTTGTGACAGACATACATTTTCTTTGTCAACGCTATTTTTTCCCTTTACTTGTTTGCCATCTTCTTCCTCAACCATTTCCATCATCCCGAATTCATTCATACGaaactgaaattaaaaaataattaattaaaatcggAGATAAAACCGTCCTTAATATACGGCGAAATAAACTTCTACGGTGTAATAACCTTCAAAGTGCTCCCAGGCAGTGTTCCAACACCATCTTGCCAATCTAGTACCTTTGCAGGATCGAAATTCGGATCGgtttgatgaaaattacttGTAATCTCTTTCGACTCGCTAACCTGGGCGCCAGATTTACGTTCGCCATTAAAATCCGTTGCAGCATCGCTGTCGACGCTCGGCtgtgatttaattatttcaatcttgATTTCATCGTCCAACGCCGCGTCTAATTTCAGTCTCTTATCTTCGCTGGGTACTACCTTGATTAGAGTAATGTCGTCATCATTCtgacgttttttatttttatcgtgaTCTAAATCTAGACTGACTGGTGAGCAAAGTGCGTCACCCGCGTTATCCTGTGACGACTTTGAATAGTTTTGCTTTTTGCTTCGTTTCTCGCCACTGCCTCGCAGTATGTTGCTTATAGTTTTCTTCCGTTTTTCGGGTGGCGCATCATCGTCTTTATTTGGAATCGGCGTTATCACTGCAGAATCTGCGTTCTCCGTTATTTTTATGCCATCGGTTGAACTTCCCTTACCCTTTACTGAATTCAGTAAGCTCATTTTTGACAATGGGTGAAGCGGAGGTGGATGAATTCCAGAGCTGCCACCTTTTGATTCTCGTAGAacttagaaagaaaaaacatccATATCAAGTGATGAATTTTCTGCTAAAAATTAGTGGTTGAGCTTAACAAATAGAGGGAAAATactggcaattttttttctaaatattttaacacacaaACATAATTTGGCTTCGAATTTAAATCTGGTATTCCCAATTagaagaaataattcaaaacgGTTGATATTATTCACCAATTCTTTTCAGGATTCTATTCAAGATATTCCTCATTGAAAGGCTATGAAATTAAACCCATTGGGTTAGCAAACTTTGATCGGATTCTATCACTTGTTCTACAGAAATATTGTATTGACCAATCCAGAGCCCATGCAatcttataaaaattgaaatctcaTTGAAAATCATCGATTCCTATTGATTTTCTATTGGCATCTAAAAGCTAGATATGGCTTTACCAATTGACCCAAATGGATCTAATTCAATTCTGATCAGTTCTGATccgtttatatattttaccgaatttttaaGCAGGGACCGTAATAACATACCTGTGATAGTTCCTTTGTTGTCTGTACTGATTTGGCCattgttgattttcaaattaaacatGCCCTGTTTAGCAGGTCCACTATGCTGAGGAATGGTGACTGGGAGCAGCAAATTAGTTGTATGTTTTGACGGTTGACTCTGAACAGGCGTTGTGCTACCCGATGATGGCTGAGATAACTGGGATATCACAGGAGCAATTACTAACTTTGGTTTTGCAACTTGTGTTGTGGATAATGCTCCTGTAAGAAAACAATTCAGTTACACTAAAACTTCATCACCGCAACGTTTACTATCTACTATTCTCATTATTTGTCAATTTACCTGCTGGAATAACAACAGTTTCCCTTGATTTATTGGGCTTAATAAGGTTGCTGAGATATGCAAAGGTGTGCTTTCCTGCTTGCGCATGTGGCTGGGATCCTTGAGTCGTTTGGAGTGGTACAATCTGGGCTGTGGTTGTATTAGTTTTTCGCAGAACGATGTGTTTCTGTGACTGGTTGCTAGATGACGTGCTCAATGTGGTAATCGGCCGATGATGGTGAATGATAATGTGTGGTTTGTTTTGAGCAGTACTTACTTGAGAATTACTTTTTATAAATACTTTGTTTTGGCTAGTGACAatctggagaaaaaaaaattataaatattcaagaGATTAGTAAAATTCTATTATTCATATACTTGTGCATAAATGAGTTTACTAACTGGAGTAATAATCGAAGCTAGTTGGGACTGAGAAGATGCAGTTATCGTCTGGTTTCCGGACACTGGCTGTCCTGCATGAAGTTTGCCTTGTTGAATATACAGAAGAGGCATAACGGCTGCTGCTTTCTCCCCTGATAAATGTGTTCCACCATTGATAGTCTCGATGTGATCATCCACCACTATTTCCTCCTCCATTCTACTGGAGCTAAGTATCGATAAGAATTACTTAAACAAGGTATTTTGgagatttctttttcattggCACTCATTAGCGTTAATtagtaaaaacgaaaacaaggTATGCaacacgaaattgaattctttAATCACGTAAGAAAGTATAAAAACTATATGTCGAggtgataataaataaaacggcGGAACGTTCGTTACCATaactgaatgaaaatttgaaatacgcGCCGAATGTTTTTTCGAGAATAGAGTTTAATCATTGGGTTGAATTAACCGAGCATGAATAAAAGTGAGCGTAACTCCGGAGTAGCATTAATTCGCATTCAAGAaagaattgaatgaaataaaatcactGCGCTGTTATGCATATCCACGATCGTTGGAGCAACTTGATTTTTCTATTGTCGTTCTTGAACGCGAACGAGTATACGAGTTACAATTGTCATTGAGAAAAGTAAATCTATCGTTAATATAGTACCTTATATCTACCGTTGCAATTGTCAACACGATAAACGATCATTAACTATTCAACAATCCCACAAATGTGTCATATCTACGAAAACTACCACGAGAGTTACAAGTCAAAACGTATCCGAGCCGAGCGTCGAATCGTGCAGTTACACTTTGCTCAACTTCGTTCCCACGGTTCAAACCCGGCGTTCCGTCAGACCGATAACCTGCGAAGGCCATAGACTTTGAAACAGACTAGAGTCGACGCTCCGAGAATGTTGGAAAATTAGGTAGACGTCAGAACGCTGCGACCTGATTGGTCCCAAGCCTCTGACGCTGGCCAACCACAAGGCATAGAGAAACACCTCAAAAATCGTTGCCACGCGATTGGTAATCCCGCGGCGCAAGAAAGAGGGTACAATAGGGGGAGCCGTcttcaaaacaaaaatgattgcaaatttttattttcaccgtcaACGTATTGGAAAAATCTTTGCAACAATTATTACAATAACCTAATAGGTATAAAGGATTGAAATTTGTGAACCATTTCTAAAGCCACTCTACAGATGATGAAACTCGCTCGAAAATAATATCGAGTATAATAACCTCTAAACCTTGAAATATTAACTTAGCGTGTCTCCTTCAAACTTAACAGGGAACGCGAATATCTGCACGATATCGTAGTGATGTTATGATGACAAGTTATTTGTTAAAATTGCCATTTAAGAATGAGTTATTATAAACACAATATTACACGTGATTGTTCATTTCATGTTTCCTTTTGTTACAGTTTTATTCTTTTGGATGTTCACATTTCAATATACAGAATTACATACACATATCGAGTTTAACTCTTGGCAACAGTTactgatttttcaatacacAAACCGTACGGTGCTGTATGCAGGTCAAATAAAGTTACGAAATAATGCGGCGCTATAATTTCCACTCACCCGACAGGGCAAACAGTTTCTATGGAATTAGTCACAAACTGAAGGAAATCTTCGACCGTCCCCCACCCCCGCGGCGTCGTAGCTCTGGCTAGACCGTGCATCGATAAATTACAAGACTTTTGTTGAAAGAGTGAATTGATTATAGTATAGCATTATAACATTACGAAACAATGTGACGAGACAGAAAtcataatgaaaatatacaaatgaTCGGAATAATATGTTTAAATG is a window of Neodiprion pinetum isolate iyNeoPine1 chromosome 4, iyNeoPine1.2, whole genome shotgun sequence DNA encoding:
- the l(3)mbt gene encoding lethal(3)malignant brain tumor-like protein 3 isoform X5, yielding MEEEIVVDDHIETINGGTHLSGEKAAAVMPLLYIQQGKLHAGQPVSGNQTITASSQSQLASIITPIVTSQNKVFIKSNSQVSTAQNKPHIIIHHHRPITTLSTSSSNQSQKHIVLRKTNTTTAQIVPLQTTQGSQPHAQAGKHTFAYLSNLIKPNKSRETVVIPAGALSTTQVAKPKLVIAPVISQLSQPSSGSTTPVQSQPSKHTTNLLLPVTIPQHSGPAKQGMFNLKINNGQISTDNKGTITVLRESKGGSSGIHPPPLHPLSKMSLLNSVKGKGSSTDGIKITENADSAVITPIPNKDDDAPPEKRKKTISNILRGSGEKRSKKQNYSKSSQDNAGDALCSPVSLDLDHDKNKKRQNDDDITLIKVVPSEDKRLKLDAALDDEIKIEIIKSQPSVDSDAATDFNGERKSGAQVSESKEITSNFHQTDPNFDPAKVLDWQDGVGTLPGSTLKFRMNEFGMMEMVEEEDGKQVKGKNSVDKENVCLSQNSSNASLSAMSADKKIEEKKSRPVAADTIYCCESCGCYGLAAEFESPNSCGPSCTEIIEAKKVALIRKEKDLKELRAKRNRKRLLQEQHHRHNNNLEPQQQKEQQPSQSQLQPQSQKPKQQRPQSIESDEQCVSKSETDEDPKYGAPTPPEEIQEDNDSKYPWQTGKLGFSWAKYLEHTKAKAAPVKLFKDAFPYSKNHFKIGMKLEGIDPEHPSHYCVLTVVEVVGYRIRLHFDGYPENYDFWVNADSMDIFPVGWADKNGHKLDPPKGYVASNFSWTAYLKTCKAPAAPKTIFSNKSTLFPNGFRQGMKLEAVDRKHSSLVCVASIAELMDSRILVHFDSWDEVYDYWADASSPYIHPVGWCHHNGHSLTPPNNYKDPKAFTWEVYLRETRSVAAPARAFKQRPPCGFKRGMKLEAVDKRVPQLIRVATVEDVKDHVLKIRFDGWPEHHAYWIDDDAPDIHPMGWCLKTGHPLEPPLTPENLNDRPECGTYGCRGIGHVKGPKYATHNSASGCPYSPQNLVRLKLLPDRLNVKQDSCDFEEDIHDRPKGDKFERIRMERSDKNEKYLYHDDKSERISRVEHSENPFEFKHEKTEYPERSGRFRTNHSDGQTDDDESSKKRKKRRKISEEISTLSPAGYFGDASAISIPYAANIPDKQLRTEIYHSVYNPGYNPLPDAPHIWAKHSNALNRVVAKQNTDPRRWSNEEVIKFIHSVPNCREIGSIFRKNSIDGEAFLMLTQEDLVSLLGLRLGPAIKLYNSIVLLRRRAA
- the l(3)mbt gene encoding lethal(3)malignant brain tumor-like protein 3 isoform X2; protein product: MHGLARATTPRGWGTVEDFLQFVTNSIETVCPVGSSRMEEEIVVDDHIETINGGTHLSGEKAAAVMPLLYIQQGKLHAGQPVSGNQTITASSQSQLASIITPIVTSQNKVFIKSNSQVSTAQNKPHIIIHHHRPITTLSTSSSNQSQKHIVLRKTNTTTAQIVPLQTTQGSQPHAQAGKHTFAYLSNLIKPNKSRETVVIPAGALSTTQVAKPKLVIAPVISQLSQPSSGSTTPVQSQPSKHTTNLLLPVTIPQHSGPAKQGMFNLKINNGQISTDNKGTITVLRESKGGSSGIHPPPLHPLSKMSLLNSVKGKGSSTDGIKITENADSAVITPIPNKDDDAPPEKRKKTISNILRGSGEKRSKKQNYSKSSQDNAGDALCSPVSLDLDHDKNKKRQNDDDITLIKVVPSEDKRLKLDAALDDEIKIEIIKSQPSVDSDAATDFNGERKSGAQVSESKEITSNFHQTDPNFDPAKVLDWQDGVGTLPGSTLKFRMNEFGMMEMVEEEDGKQVKGKNSVDKENVCLSQNSSNASLSAMSADKKKEKKSRPVAADTIYCCESCGCYGLAAEFESPNSCGPSCTEIIEAKKVALIRKEKDLKELRAKRNRKRLLQEQHHRHNNNLEPQQQKEQQPSQSQLQPQSQKPKQQRPQSIESDEQCVSKSETDEDPKYGAPTPPEEIQEDNDSKYPWQTGKLGFSWAKYLEHTKAKAAPVKLFKDAFPYSKNHFKIGMKLEGIDPEHPSHYCVLTVVEVVGYRIRLHFDGYPENYDFWVNADSMDIFPVGWADKNGHKLDPPKGYVASNFSWTAYLKTCKAPAAPKTIFSNKSTLFPNGFRQGMKLEAVDRKHSSLVCVASIAELMDSRILVHFDSWDEVYDYWADASSPYIHPVGWCHHNGHSLTPPNNYKDPKAFTWEVYLRETRSVAAPARAFKQRPPCGFKRGMKLEAVDKRVPQLIRVATVEDVKDHVLKIRFDGWPEHHAYWIDDDAPDIHPMGWCLKTGHPLEPPLTPENLNDRPECGTYGCRGIGHVKGPKYATHNSASGCPYSPQNLVRLKLLPDRLNVKQDSCDFEEDIHDRPKGDKFERIRMERSDKNEKYLYHDDKSERISRVEHSENPFEFKHEKTEYPERSGRFRTNHSDGQTDDDESSKKRKKRRKISEEISTLSPAGYFGDASAISIPYAANIPDKQLRTEIYHSVYNPGYNPLPDAPHIWAKHSNALNRVVAKQNTDPRRWSNEEVIKFIHSVPNCREIGSIFRKNSIDGEAFLMLTQEDLVSLLGLRLGPAIKLYNSIVLLRRRAA